DNA from Stenotrophomonas acidaminiphila:
GGAAGGGCGCTTCCTCGGCCTGCCGTCGGTTGCGGTGTCGCTGGTGACCCAGCGCCACGAGGCGAGGAATTTCCTCAGCGCCGCGCGCGCGGCCATCGAGATCGTGGCGCGGCTGAAGGCCGACCCGCTGCCCGCCGACACCATCCTCAATGTCAACGTGCCGGACCTGCCGTGGGACGAGATCCGCGGGTTCGAGGTCACCCGGCTGGGCAACCGCCACCGCGCCGAGGCCTGCATCCCGGCCACCGATCCGCGCGGCAATACCGTGTACTGGATCGGTCCGGCCGGTTCCGAGCAGGATGCCGGCCCCGGTACCGATTTCCATGCGGTGCGCACCGGCCATATCTCGATCACCCCGATCCAGGTCGACCTGACCCGCTACGAGGCGCTGGAAAAGGTGGCCAGCTGGGTGGGCGGGTTGTCGGCGACGCTGGAGCGCCCGGCATGACGCCACGCCTGCGCCTGTCCCCGGAGGCGGTCGGCAGC
Protein-coding regions in this window:
- a CDS encoding 5'/3'-nucleotidase SurE — translated: MRVLVSNDDGVDAPGIRMLAEELRNAGHEVTVVAPDRDRSGASNSLTLDQPVRLRRIDHYTCAVSGTPTDCVHLALTGMLEHEPDIVVSGINNAANLGDDVIYSGTVSAAMEGRFLGLPSVAVSLVTQRHEARNFLSAARAAIEIVARLKADPLPADTILNVNVPDLPWDEIRGFEVTRLGNRHRAEACIPATDPRGNTVYWIGPAGSEQDAGPGTDFHAVRTGHISITPIQVDLTRYEALEKVASWVGGLSATLERPA